Proteins found in one Campylobacter concisus genomic segment:
- the ilvN gene encoding acetolactate synthase small subunit: MRRTISVIVLNEHGVLARISGLFAGRGYNIDTLTVAPIPESNFSRLSIVTSGDERVLEQIVKQLHKLIPTYKVIESGEFVEKEMALVKIPLGENFAGLEAILKSYNGIVTNTNENYIVVMVADDASRIENFLKSIKKFNPVDVVRGGSVIMDI, translated from the coding sequence ATCAGAAGAACGATTTCGGTTATAGTTTTAAATGAACACGGCGTTTTGGCTAGAATTTCTGGGCTTTTTGCGGGCAGGGGCTACAACATCGATACGCTCACCGTTGCTCCGATACCTGAGAGCAACTTCTCAAGGCTAAGTATCGTAACAAGTGGCGACGAGAGAGTTTTAGAGCAGATCGTAAAACAGCTTCATAAGCTCATCCCAACGTATAAAGTCATAGAAAGTGGCGAATTTGTCGAAAAAGAGATGGCTCTTGTGAAAATCCCACTTGGTGAAAATTTTGCCGGTCTTGAGGCGATACTAAAGTCGTATAACGGTATCGTTACAAATACAAACGAAAACTACATCGTTGTCATGGTGGCTGACGATGCGAGTAGGATAGAGAACTTTTTAAAATCGATAAAGAAATTTAACCCAGTTGATGTCGTGCGCGGCGGATCTGTGATAATGGATATATGA
- a CDS encoding acetolactate synthase large subunit, which translates to MKQISGSQMISEALHEEGVEIVFGYPGGAALNIYDETYKQTYFKHVLVRHEQAAVHAADGYARVSGKVGVAFVTSGPGFTNAVTGLATAYSDSIPIVLISGQVPTFMIGTDAFQEIDAVGISRPCVKHNFLVNSVEELPRIIKEAFYIARSGRPGPVHIDIPKNITSRLGDFVYPKEISIPSYKPTYKGNSKQIKKAAVAINEAKRPLLYIGGGAVASGASDIIRKFMQKTGIPAVETLMALGVLDAKDELNLGMAGMHGSYASNMALSECDLLISLGARFCDRITGRTDEFAKHAKIIHIDIDPSSISKIINAHYPIVGDLTNVLTELHEEVNAKPENYAPWREILDRYSKLNPLGYTDSDKVLKPQWVIEETAKIAGADAIISTDVGQHQMWVAQFYPFNRARQLVTSGGLGTMGFGLPAAIGAKCAKPENLVINFTGDGSILMNIQELMTAHEINMPVINIILNNNFLGMVRQWQTFFYEKRYSSTDLSLQPDFVKIAEGFGGIGFVCKSKDEFRKALKEAIDSKKSAMIDVRIDRFEDVLPMVPAGAAIYNMILKSKEEK; encoded by the coding sequence ATAAAACAGATTTCTGGTTCACAGATGATAAGCGAGGCCTTGCACGAAGAGGGCGTTGAGATAGTTTTTGGCTATCCTGGCGGTGCAGCTTTAAATATCTACGACGAAACATACAAGCAGACTTATTTTAAACACGTTTTGGTTCGCCACGAGCAAGCAGCCGTTCATGCGGCCGATGGATACGCTAGGGTTAGTGGTAAAGTTGGCGTTGCTTTTGTGACAAGTGGCCCTGGCTTTACAAATGCAGTCACTGGCCTTGCAACAGCTTATAGTGATAGTATTCCAATCGTGCTTATAAGCGGCCAGGTGCCAACATTTATGATCGGTACAGATGCTTTTCAAGAGATCGATGCGGTCGGCATTTCACGCCCCTGTGTTAAGCATAACTTTTTAGTTAATAGCGTTGAAGAGCTACCTCGTATCATAAAAGAAGCCTTTTATATCGCAAGATCAGGCCGTCCAGGACCGGTTCATATCGATATCCCAAAAAATATCACATCAAGACTTGGTGACTTTGTCTATCCAAAGGAAATTTCTATCCCAAGCTACAAGCCAACCTATAAGGGCAACTCAAAACAGATAAAAAAAGCAGCAGTTGCGATAAATGAAGCTAAAAGGCCGCTTCTATACATCGGTGGTGGCGCGGTCGCATCTGGAGCTAGTGATATTATCCGTAAATTTATGCAAAAAACTGGCATCCCAGCGGTTGAGACGCTGATGGCTCTTGGAGTGCTTGATGCAAAAGATGAGCTAAATTTAGGCATGGCGGGCATGCATGGCAGCTACGCTTCAAATATGGCACTTAGCGAGTGCGACCTTCTCATCTCGCTTGGAGCTAGATTTTGTGACAGGATCACTGGCAGGACGGATGAGTTTGCCAAACATGCAAAGATAATTCACATCGATATCGATCCAAGCTCAATCTCAAAGATCATAAATGCTCACTATCCAATCGTTGGCGATCTTACAAACGTGCTAACTGAGCTTCATGAAGAAGTCAATGCAAAGCCTGAAAACTACGCACCTTGGAGAGAAATTTTAGATAGATATTCTAAGTTAAATCCACTTGGCTACACAGATAGCGACAAGGTCTTAAAGCCACAATGGGTCATCGAAGAGACCGCAAAGATAGCAGGAGCTGATGCGATAATCTCAACAGACGTCGGACAGCACCAAATGTGGGTGGCGCAGTTTTATCCGTTTAACCGAGCAAGACAGCTTGTCACAAGTGGTGGACTTGGCACAATGGGATTTGGCCTCCCTGCAGCGATCGGCGCAAAATGTGCAAAACCAGAAAATCTTGTTATAAATTTTACAGGTGATGGCTCAATACTTATGAATATCCAAGAGTTAATGACTGCTCATGAGATAAATATGCCAGTTATAAACATCATTTTAAACAACAACTTCTTAGGTATGGTTCGTCAGTGGCAGACATTTTTTTATGAAAAACGCTACTCATCGACTGATCTTAGCTTGCAGCCTGATTTTGTAAAGATAGCTGAAGGATTTGGCGGAATTGGCTTTGTTTGCAAGAGCAAGGATGAGTTTAGAAAGGCTTTAAAAGAGGCGATCGATAGCAAAAAATCAGCGATGATCGACGTTAGGATCGACCGCTTTGAGGATGTGCTTCCTATGGTTCCAGCTGGAGCTGCGATTTATAATATGATATTAAAGAGCAAGGAAGAAAAATGA
- the mnmH gene encoding tRNA 2-selenouridine(34) synthase MnmH — protein sequence MPLFELDVEQWLEKRSSFEILIDARSPHEFLYSHIKDAINLYALNDIEHKEVGTLYKSDRFLAKSLGAKYICKNLQNIIDEVYKRAKVGSAIGIYCAKGGLRSNSVGYVLSMIGYRVFRLSSGYKAYRNHVLEFLNRPLSTKFITLFGNTGCYKSKLIRTLSPSIDLEAMANHLGSVFGAINGAQPSQKSFEDALFEKLITLEDKICFIEGESRRIGSLSLPKSLYEAMRSGINVEVSASLEKRISCIVDDYKSVDKAFFDECMKKISPFIDKKARDEAVAKFNENDIAKVAEILLTKYYDKVYKKNENINVFINSDNFDEAVKKLNDIKNEAKF from the coding sequence GTGCCGTTATTTGAGCTTGATGTAGAGCAGTGGCTAGAGAAAAGAAGCTCTTTTGAAATTTTAATAGACGCAAGATCGCCACATGAATTTTTATATTCTCACATAAAAGATGCCATAAATTTATACGCTTTAAATGACATAGAACATAAAGAGGTAGGCACGCTCTATAAAAGCGATAGATTCCTAGCAAAGAGTCTTGGCGCAAAATATATCTGCAAAAATTTACAAAATATCATTGATGAGGTTTATAAAAGAGCCAAGGTTGGTTCAGCTATTGGTATCTACTGCGCTAAAGGTGGGCTTAGATCAAATTCTGTTGGCTATGTGCTTAGCATGATAGGATATAGAGTTTTTAGGCTTAGTAGTGGCTATAAAGCTTATAGAAATCATGTTTTAGAATTTCTAAATCGACCTTTGAGCACAAAATTTATCACTCTTTTTGGCAATACTGGCTGCTATAAAAGTAAGCTAATAAGGACTCTAAGCCCGTCAATAGACCTTGAAGCTATGGCAAATCATTTAGGCTCTGTCTTTGGGGCGATAAATGGCGCGCAGCCAAGTCAAAAAAGCTTTGAAGATGCGTTATTTGAAAAGCTCATAACGCTAGAAGATAAAATTTGCTTTATTGAGGGTGAGAGCAGAAGGATAGGCTCATTAAGCTTGCCAAAGAGCCTTTATGAGGCAATGCGTAGTGGCATAAATGTCGAAGTAAGTGCAAGTTTAGAAAAAAGAATTTCTTGTATAGTAGATGACTATAAAAGTGTGGATAAAGCTTTTTTTGACGAGTGTATGAAGAAAATTTCACCATTTATCGATAAAAAAGCTAGAGATGAAGCTGTGGCTAAATTTAATGAAAATGACATTGCTAAAGTAGCTGAAATTTTACTCACAAAATACTACGATAAAGTCTATAAGAAAAATGAAAATATTAATGTTTTCATAAATTCTGATAACTTTGACGAAGCCGTTAAAAAGCTAAATGATATAAAAAATGAAGCAAAATTTTAG
- a CDS encoding HIT family protein, producing MQHLCAPWRSEYFSAKKDSCVFCDVINSDDDDKNGVLFRAKHCFGIMNLYPYSPGHFMIIPNQHTDKIEELDEQTWFEMSKFVRLGVEILKKELYANGVNIGMNLGKAAGAGIAEHVHYHLVPRWSGDTNFITTISDVRVNGTPFHPLFEKLKKAFSAVI from the coding sequence ATGCAGCACCTTTGTGCCCCTTGGAGAAGCGAATACTTTAGCGCTAAAAAAGATAGCTGTGTTTTTTGTGATGTTATAAACTCAGATGATGATGATAAAAATGGTGTGCTTTTTCGAGCTAAACATTGTTTTGGGATTATGAATTTATATCCGTATTCTCCAGGGCATTTTATGATAATACCAAATCAGCATACCGACAAGATCGAAGAGCTTGATGAGCAGACTTGGTTTGAGATGAGTAAATTTGTAAGGCTTGGAGTTGAAATTTTAAAAAAAGAGCTTTATGCTAATGGCGTAAATATAGGTATGAATTTAGGCAAGGCAGCGGGAGCTGGGATAGCTGAGCATGTGCATTATCACCTTGTGCCAAGGTGGAGCGGAGATACAAATTTTATAACCACCATCTCTGATGTTAGAGTAAATGGCACACCATTTCATCCACTTTTTGAGAAACTAAAAAAGGCATTTAGTGCCGTTATTTGA
- the trpC gene encoding indole-3-glycerol phosphate synthase TrpC yields MILDEIIKKTKDDLEKRKADFPEEWLGRSLAYNPYVPRDVLNALRASQNEPIKIIAEIKKASPSRGVIREDFEPIKIAQEYEQYSNAFSILTEPHWFKGNIEYITQVRRYASRPILRKDFIVDKYQILEALVYGADFILLIAKALTQNELKELLDYAHHLGLEVLVETHDASDVKKAIFAGANIIGINHRNLDDFTMDMSLCEKLIPLLPNGKIIVAESGLYEHEQLRELSKIGVDAFLIGEHFMRQDDIKNAVKKIKEGE; encoded by the coding sequence ATGATACTTGATGAGATAATTAAAAAAACCAAAGATGATCTTGAAAAAAGAAAAGCAGACTTCCCTGAGGAGTGGCTTGGTCGCTCGCTCGCGTATAATCCATACGTGCCAAGAGATGTTTTAAATGCACTTAGAGCAAGTCAAAATGAGCCTATAAAAATCATAGCTGAGATCAAAAAAGCAAGCCCAAGTAGGGGCGTGATAAGAGAGGATTTTGAGCCGATAAAAATAGCTCAAGAATACGAGCAGTACTCAAATGCCTTTAGTATCTTGACTGAGCCACATTGGTTCAAAGGCAACATCGAGTATATCACTCAAGTTAGGCGCTACGCATCAAGGCCGATCCTTAGAAAAGATTTTATCGTTGATAAGTATCAAATTCTTGAAGCTCTTGTTTATGGGGCGGATTTTATCTTGCTCATCGCAAAAGCGTTAACTCAAAATGAGCTAAAAGAGCTTTTAGACTACGCTCATCACTTAGGGCTTGAAGTTTTGGTTGAAACTCACGACGCGAGTGATGTGAAAAAGGCTATCTTTGCAGGAGCAAATATAATAGGTATAAATCACAGAAATTTAGATGATTTTACGATGGATATGAGCCTTTGTGAGAAGCTCATACCACTTTTGCCAAATGGCAAGATAATAGTTGCTGAAAGTGGCCTTTACGAGCATGAACAGCTTAGAGAGCTAAGTAAAATAGGCGTAGATGCTTTCTTGATAGGAGAGCATTTTATGAGGCAAGATGATATAAAAAATGCCGTCAAAAAGATAAAGGAGGGCGAGTAA
- a CDS encoding tetratricopeptide repeat protein has translation MHWRKILVFFMSVFFNSQLLLADDNKSINLRLMQALLFQDSGDVNASIQAYSNIFKDTNQKAYLKEAIKLAFATKNENLDALISEGEKSLKDDSDFIRIKVANLVNLSKLNEAKSLMQELATKEPNAQNLLMLGTICMMQNETTTALKYFEEAYSLKQEEENLLRIVDILINRMDKIKDATKYLEKFRDEQGCTLKTCELLAEIYSQQRNFPKVIELFEELYELNHDTSYIDKIVQFFIYDKNYKAAIEILKKYSYNDVALMDLYAATSNFGDAYILAVKIYNDSRDLNFLAKAAIYEYEMNKDNLNEQKMSEILDKFEASVPKLENDMFFNYYGYLLIDHDIDPRKGIELVQKALAISPESPYYEDSLAWGYFKLGECKKAKSIMQHAMKDVDFRASKEAKEHLHLIERCIINLNKRLKK, from the coding sequence ATGCATTGGCGTAAAATTTTAGTATTTTTTATGAGCGTATTTTTTAACTCGCAGCTACTTTTGGCTGACGATAATAAAAGTATAAATTTACGTCTAATGCAGGCTTTATTGTTTCAAGATAGTGGAGATGTGAATGCTAGCATTCAAGCTTACTCAAACATTTTTAAAGATACGAATCAAAAAGCTTATTTAAAAGAGGCGATCAAACTCGCCTTTGCTACAAAAAATGAAAATTTAGACGCTTTGATAAGTGAAGGCGAAAAAAGCTTAAAAGACGATAGCGATTTTATCCGTATAAAGGTGGCAAATTTAGTAAATCTTTCAAAGCTAAATGAGGCTAAAAGTTTAATGCAAGAGCTTGCCACAAAAGAGCCAAATGCCCAAAATTTACTCATGCTTGGCACTATTTGTATGATGCAAAATGAAACAACGACTGCGCTAAAATACTTTGAAGAGGCATACTCGCTAAAGCAAGAAGAAGAAAATTTGCTCCGTATCGTTGATATTTTGATAAATCGCATGGATAAGATAAAAGACGCTACAAAATATCTTGAAAAATTTAGAGATGAACAAGGCTGCACGCTAAAGACTTGCGAGCTTTTGGCTGAAATTTACTCCCAGCAAAGAAATTTCCCAAAAGTGATCGAGCTCTTTGAAGAGCTTTATGAGCTAAATCACGATACTTCGTATATTGATAAGATCGTGCAGTTTTTTATCTATGATAAAAATTACAAAGCAGCAATTGAAATTTTAAAAAAATATAGCTACAACGATGTGGCACTTATGGATCTTTATGCAGCAACTAGTAATTTTGGTGATGCATATATACTTGCTGTTAAAATTTATAACGATAGCAGGGATTTAAATTTTTTAGCAAAAGCCGCGATTTACGAATACGAGATGAATAAAGACAACTTGAACGAACAAAAAATGTCTGAAATTTTAGATAAATTTGAAGCTAGCGTGCCAAAGCTAGAAAATGATATGTTTTTTAACTATTATGGCTACTTACTGATAGATCATGATATTGACCCTAGAAAGGGTATAGAGCTTGTGCAAAAGGCGCTTGCTATCTCGCCTGAGTCGCCTTATTATGAGGATTCGCTAGCGTGGGGATATTTTAAGCTTGGTGAGTGCAAAAAGGCAAAAAGCATTATGCAGCACGCGATGAAAGATGTTGATTTTAGAGCTTCAAAAGAGGCAAAAGAGCATTTGCACCTAATAGAGCGCTGTATAATAAATCTAAACAAAAGGCTTAAAAAATGA
- a CDS encoding YkgJ family cysteine cluster protein, which translates to MRVQGFSYEFDASFCESCGGKCCTGESGYIWINEEEISKFCTAFHMSKDEFEKQFLIRVGLRCSIKEKPYEDGFACVFFDEKNKNCSVYELRPQQCRTFPFWNYFKKNLKELKAECIGVKF; encoded by the coding sequence GTGAGAGTGCAAGGCTTTAGCTATGAGTTTGATGCCAGCTTTTGCGAGAGCTGCGGCGGTAAGTGTTGCACGGGAGAGAGTGGCTACATCTGGATAAATGAAGAAGAAATTTCAAAATTTTGCACTGCATTTCATATGAGTAAAGATGAGTTTGAAAAGCAGTTTTTAATAAGAGTTGGGCTAAGGTGTAGCATAAAAGAGAAGCCTTATGAAGATGGCTTTGCTTGTGTATTTTTTGATGAAAAAAATAAAAACTGCTCAGTTTATGAGCTAAGGCCACAGCAGTGTAGGACTTTTCCGTTTTGGAATTATTTTAAAAAAAATTTAAAGGAGCTAAAAGCAGAATGCATTGGCGTAAAATTTTAG
- a CDS encoding tRNA1(Val) (adenine(37)-N6)-methyltransferase: protein MILAQLKSGYRYNSDTLVLYDFISSSLKNFSGRILDVGSGCGILGLLLKRDFKNSSLSLLDILQINGGISKFNASKNGLEAEIINANFADFKDSEKFDLIVSNPPFYHEGAKQSEDKHIKASRYTSSLSLKDFIRGISINLKPHKRAFFCYAPDDLSLIAMCLKEFKLNLVSLKFIHTKADKPANLALFEVRNNSNSKLKILPPLVMSENGSHTKEAIEIFKKADTNSVDYQELT from the coding sequence ATGATCTTGGCTCAGCTAAAAAGTGGCTATCGCTACAACAGCGATACGCTGGTACTTTATGATTTTATAAGCTCAAGTTTGAAAAATTTTTCAGGCAGGATTTTAGACGTTGGTTCAGGGTGCGGGATACTTGGGCTTCTGCTTAAACGCGACTTTAAAAATTCCAGCCTAAGCTTGCTTGATATCTTACAAATAAATGGTGGAATTTCTAAATTTAATGCCAGTAAGAACGGCTTGGAGGCAGAAATTATAAATGCTAATTTTGCAGATTTTAAAGATAGTGAGAAATTTGACCTCATCGTCTCAAATCCGCCATTTTATCACGAGGGTGCAAAGCAGAGCGAAGATAAGCATATAAAAGCTAGTAGATACACAAGCTCTTTAAGTTTAAAAGACTTTATAAGAGGTATAAGCATAAATTTAAAGCCTCACAAAAGGGCGTTTTTTTGCTACGCACCTGATGATCTTAGTCTGATCGCAATGTGTCTAAAAGAGTTTAAACTAAATTTAGTAAGCCTAAAATTTATTCATACAAAGGCTGATAAGCCAGCAAATTTAGCCTTATTTGAGGTAAGAAATAATTCAAACTCAAAGCTAAAAATTTTGCCGCCTTTAGTGATGAGCGAAAATGGCTCGCATACAAAAGAGGCGATTGAAATTTTTAAAAAAGCTGATACAAACAGCGTTGATTATCAGGAGCTAACGTGA
- a CDS encoding vesicular transport factor Uso1p — MINKILLAIFCLIVGFCLSFFKSPKEDETLKDTNQTIYSINFDNLPEEERQKYISKDDLYEYGGYITPKSYIQNFTEMNDQNLSNDVNELQEQVRELSKKNKILATDNVDISEKNLDFISKISEMKKNIKNEKNEIVEKNQKTLGELEAQHFENIQTLTKRLNEAQADMIESSKAYEKKIIDLENAINEAKNGDESKVKDIEANFAKFKEAAEANYTALKEQNIELNTTLAQKDALIKEYENTQNEKDKNEKKEILLLKEEIERAKNDAKTQKFSYEKEINALTDGFETQKSVMEDELSKKANKIIDLEEALESSKTALKDRIYELDEIKKNLNSKDLAVENYNGKNLELNASLAALHKSFNDLKEKNLKSEQENKLANENINSLKKELERVNLINKKLEKQNLDANASLSELNKKLNLSEESFKNARDELKTLDTKTNKFLKTLFEQNQTISLQTQKLGLNDSELKNLSAKINLKDEKIKELENNLTQTSQMLASKQNELEAQKRTLKIDMQNYEILRQQINILQKKIADTSALFADSNKSGGKNLLSLQNELESAKHKLNESNKTIERLNSKINELSSSSAKGSPVNAKIIELQKDIEQNLNRQDELENENVNLKNILQATTKPETPTKLVLISSLECDDMDAKDKISVMCKNKVSEFLQRFNSNYLYEIIPIVDKKNFVIPSNVAQSIKKDDLGRLNNYVNYGVGKERAKAAAELIKEEFGDFARISFSSEVIVKDVTRGFIIKVYR; from the coding sequence TTGATAAATAAAATTTTACTAGCTATTTTTTGTTTGATAGTTGGCTTTTGCCTATCGTTTTTTAAATCTCCAAAAGAAGATGAGACGCTAAAAGATACTAATCAAACGATTTATTCTATAAATTTTGATAATTTGCCAGAAGAAGAGAGACAAAAATACATCAGCAAAGACGATCTTTACGAATATGGCGGATATATAACTCCAAAAAGCTATATCCAAAATTTTACTGAAATGAACGATCAAAATTTATCAAATGATGTAAACGAACTTCAGGAGCAAGTTCGTGAGCTAAGTAAAAAAAATAAAATTTTAGCTACTGATAATGTCGATATCAGCGAGAAAAATTTAGACTTTATAAGCAAAATTTCAGAGATGAAAAAAAATATCAAAAATGAAAAAAATGAGATAGTTGAGAAAAACCAAAAGACGCTTGGCGAGCTTGAAGCACAACACTTTGAAAATATACAAACTCTCACAAAACGGCTAAATGAAGCTCAAGCTGATATGATAGAGAGCTCAAAAGCCTATGAAAAAAAGATAATAGACCTTGAAAATGCGATAAATGAGGCAAAAAATGGCGATGAAAGTAAGGTAAAAGATATCGAAGCAAATTTTGCTAAATTTAAAGAGGCAGCTGAGGCAAATTACACAGCTTTAAAAGAGCAAAATATAGAGCTAAATACGACACTGGCTCAAAAAGATGCGCTAATAAAAGAGTATGAAAATACTCAAAATGAAAAAGATAAAAACGAAAAAAAAGAAATTTTGCTTTTAAAAGAGGAGATCGAGCGAGCAAAAAATGACGCTAAGACACAAAAATTTAGCTATGAAAAAGAGATAAATGCACTAACTGATGGCTTTGAAACGCAAAAAAGCGTTATGGAGGATGAGCTTTCAAAAAAGGCAAATAAGATAATTGATCTTGAGGAGGCTCTTGAGTCAAGCAAGACTGCCTTAAAAGACAGAATTTATGAGCTTGATGAGATAAAGAAAAATTTAAACTCAAAAGATTTGGCAGTTGAAAACTATAATGGTAAAAATTTAGAGCTAAATGCCTCTCTTGCGGCACTTCATAAAAGTTTTAATGATTTAAAAGAAAAAAATCTTAAAAGCGAGCAGGAAAATAAACTCGCAAATGAAAATATAAATTCGCTTAAAAAAGAGCTTGAGCGAGTAAATTTGATAAATAAAAAGCTAGAGAAGCAAAATTTAGATGCAAATGCAAGTCTAAGTGAGCTAAATAAAAAGCTAAATTTAAGTGAAGAGAGCTTTAAAAATGCACGAGATGAGTTAAAGACGCTTGATACAAAGACGAATAAATTTTTAAAAACTTTGTTTGAGCAAAACCAAACTATCTCTTTGCAGACCCAAAAGCTTGGTTTAAATGACAGCGAATTAAAAAATTTAAGTGCAAAGATAAATTTAAAAGATGAAAAGATAAAAGAGCTGGAAAATAATCTTACACAAACTAGTCAAATGTTAGCTTCAAAGCAAAATGAGCTAGAAGCTCAAAAAAGAACGCTAAAGATCGATATGCAAAACTATGAAATTTTGCGCCAGCAAATAAATATTTTGCAAAAAAAGATAGCTGATACGTCGGCCCTTTTTGCTGATAGTAATAAAAGCGGTGGTAAAAATTTACTAAGCTTACAAAATGAGCTTGAAAGTGCAAAACATAAGTTAAATGAGAGCAATAAGACGATTGAGAGGTTAAATTCTAAAATAAACGAACTTAGCTCATCTAGCGCAAAAGGAAGTCCAGTAAATGCCAAAATCATCGAACTTCAAAAAGATATCGAGCAAAATTTAAATAGACAAGATGAGCTTGAAAATGAAAATGTGAATTTAAAAAATATCTTGCAGGCGACAACTAAGCCAGAGACGCCAACAAAGCTAGTTTTGATCTCTAGCCTTGAGTGTGATGACATGGACGCAAAAGATAAGATTAGCGTGATGTGTAAGAATAAGGTGAGCGAATTTTTGCAAAGATTTAACTCAAACTACCTTTATGAGATAATTCCGATCGTAGATAAGAAAAATTTTGTCATCCCATCAAATGTAGCGCAAAGCATCAAAAAAGATGATCTTGGCAGGCTAAATAACTATGTAAATTATGGCGTTGGTAAAGAGCGCGCAAAGGCAGCAGCCGAGCTTATAAAAGAAGAATTTGGCGATTTTGCAAGGATCAGCTTTAGCTCCGAAGTGATCGTAAAAGATGTCACGCGTGGCTTTATCATCAAGGTTTATAGATGA
- a CDS encoding NAD(P)/FAD-dependent oxidoreductase, with protein MVNVYDLIVVGGGPCGIASVVEAKRNGLNNVLLLEKGDNHSQTIRKFYKDNKRVDKEYKGQDSTIHGVVSFEDGTKESTLDYFDKLLDTEKIEAFFNSEVESVKKDGEIFKVTTSKAVYEAKNVMISIGKMGRPNKPDYKIPPSLNAVVNFNLDSCTNGEKVLVVGGGNSAVEYAIELCQYNKTTIAYRKDNFSRVNETNLSALWELEKHGKIKVRLNHDIKEIDNESGKVRVHYENGKIRVYDRVVYAIGGSSPVDFLQKCQIKIDEKGTPIVDSSYQSSVPGLYVGGDIVLKNGGSIVVALNHAHHVIKDILKGKA; from the coding sequence ATGGTGAATGTTTATGATCTAATTGTTGTTGGTGGCGGACCCTGTGGAATTGCTAGCGTAGTTGAGGCAAAAAGAAATGGCTTAAACAACGTTTTGCTTCTTGAAAAAGGCGATAATCACAGCCAAACGATAAGAAAATTTTATAAAGATAATAAACGCGTAGATAAAGAGTATAAAGGGCAAGATAGCACGATACATGGTGTAGTTTCATTTGAGGATGGCACGAAAGAGAGCACGCTTGATTATTTTGACAAGCTGCTTGATACTGAAAAGATTGAAGCTTTTTTTAACTCTGAAGTAGAGAGTGTAAAAAAAGATGGAGAAATTTTTAAAGTAACTACCTCAAAAGCCGTCTATGAAGCTAAAAATGTAATGATATCAATTGGCAAAATGGGACGACCAAATAAGCCTGATTATAAAATCCCACCTTCACTAAACGCGGTTGTAAATTTTAACCTTGATAGCTGCACAAACGGCGAAAAGGTGCTTGTTGTAGGTGGCGGAAACTCAGCGGTTGAGTATGCGATCGAGCTTTGCCAATACAATAAAACCACAATCGCTTATAGAAAAGATAATTTTAGCCGCGTAAATGAGACAAATTTAAGCGCACTTTGGGAGCTAGAAAAGCACGGCAAGATAAAAGTTAGGCTAAATCACGATATAAAAGAGATAGATAACGAATCAGGCAAAGTTAGAGTGCATTATGAAAATGGCAAAATTCGCGTTTATGACAGAGTTGTCTATGCAATAGGTGGCTCAAGTCCGGTTGATTTTTTACAAAAATGTCAGATAAAAATTGATGAAAAAGGCACTCCAATAGTTGATAGTAGCTACCAAAGTAGCGTGCCAGGACTTTATGTGGGCGGTGATATCGTGCTAAAAAATGGCGGCTCAATAGTCGTTGCTCTAAATCACGCTCATCACGTCATAAAAGACATTTTAAAGGGCAAGGCATAA